Proteins from a single region of Styela clava chromosome 1, kaStyClav1.hap1.2, whole genome shotgun sequence:
- the LOC144425715 gene encoding uncharacterized protein LOC144425715 — MKPITASSHIFRVFIGPSWTRDLTIQDKDQCFLLKSENISISDLIEIFPNECASVHMMMSKDIFPITLTSQGWTHFVIAVTHSYQSNITETKKQQGDADFQFDVISFIIGLIVPTIILVLTVWNMMYYRTQFLRMKRHVALSAHANPNQGITDATAQYEMAQFATTSVMETAYTNHNLNPINAGGNMMCGDDSYEDLDGNDAGVNTYEIYSN, encoded by the exons ATGAAACCTATCACGGCGTCTAGCCATATCTTTCGTGTTTTTATAGGGCCGAGTTGGACACGGGATCTAACAATACAAGATAAAGACCAATGTTTTTTGCTCAAGTCAGAGAATATATCAATTTCAGACTTGATAGAAATTTTTCCAAATGAATGTGCCAGCGTTCATATGATGATGAGCAAAGATATATTTCCCATAACGCTTACATCGCAAGGTTGGACTCATTTTGTGATTGCTGTTACCCATTCATACCAATCTAACATCACggaaacaaaaaaacaacaag GTGATGCTGACTTTCAGTTTGACGTCATAAGCTTTATAATAGGCCTGATCGTTCCTACCATAATTTTGGTTTTAACAGTTTGGAATATGATGTATTACAGGACACAATTTTTGAG AATGAAAAGACATGTTGCTTTATCTGCTCACGCGAATCCGAATCAAGGTATTACAGATGCAACAG CTCAGTATGAAATGGCGCAGTTTGCTACTACATCAGTCATGGAGACAGCGTACACTAATCATAACTTAAATCCGATCAATGCTGGTGGAAACATGATGTGTGGAGACGACAGTTACGAAGACTTGGATGGAAACGATGCAGGAGTGAACACATacgaaatttattcaaattga
- the LOC120334990 gene encoding uncharacterized protein LOC120334990 — MKYSIMQRLFLLLIAVSILFFYIGSCEIVNVCSQARTSFKNNDSRIDKGSITGNEWTVTKNGCAHSNEVLVLKVTSIDYEEWGFFRIRRQHPLQVSTNEWKGAILKRDENMCFLFKPRNIYKPDFSIISSEGCVGAFWIVQDDIFPVNISFTLSYYMDFEFSIDMAYIYQQELTTTPVRTTRHISYKASKPFIISHENKSFHAKNLPENESLNEANFTLNGVSMVIGLIIPTVILIIAIWLILWYRKQLMIAKQQGNVGTENIPNNENSPREGNLDLETSGEHQYAEPAYSDITIEPTYEQPMESTYQNL, encoded by the exons atgaaatattcaattatgCAGAGACTATTTTTGCTTCTGATAGCAG TGAGCATTCTTTTCTTCTATATCGGAAGTTGCGAAATAGTTAACGTTTGTTCCCAAGCTAGAACTTCCTTCAAGAACAATGATTCACGCATTGATAAAGGGTCTATAACAGGAAACGAATGGACTGTAACAAAAAACGGATGTGCTCACAGTAACGAAGTATTGGTGCTAAAAGTGACAAGTATAGACTATGAGGAGTGGGGTTTCTTTAGAATTAGGCGTCAACATCCTTTGCAAGTGTCAA CAAATGAATGGAAGGGAGCAATTCTGAAAAGAGACGAAAACATGTGCTTTTTGTTTAAACCTCGTAATATATACAAACCTGATTTTTCAATCATAAGTTCGGAAGGTTGTGTGGGAGCTTTTTGGATAGTACAAGATGATATATTTCCTGTGAATATTAGTTTCACACTGTCTTATTATATGGACTTTGAGTTTTCCATCGATATGGCATATATCTACCAACAAGAATTAACAACAACACCAG tTAGAACCACTCGCCATATCAGTTACAAAGCTTCCAAGCCATTCATTATATCACACGAAAATAAGTCATTTCATGCAAAGAACTTACCCGAAAATGAGTCACTCAATGAAGCTAACTTTACCTTAAATGGCGTCAGCATGGTGATTGGCCTCATCATTCCTACTGTTATTTTGATTATAGCAATTTGGTTAATACTATGGTATCGAAAACAGCTTATGAT tgcAAAGCAACAAGGAAATGTGGGAACAGAAAACATTCCAAACAACGAAAACAGTCCGAGAG aaggCAATTTGGATTTAGAGACCAGTGGTGAACATCAATACGCAGAACCAGCTTATTCTGATATAACTATTGAACCAACTTACGAACAACCAATGGAAAGCACCTACCAAAATTTATAA